Genomic segment of Myxococcus stipitatus:
CCAGCACGTTCTCCGCGTTGCGCCCCAAGGTCAGCGGGATTCGCTCCCGCTCCAGCGCGGCCTGGAGCTCCGCGAGCCGCGCCTCCACCACCTCCACGGCGGCGTACTCCGGCCGGGCGTGGGGACTGGGCGCGACGGTGGAGAAGCCCAGGTCGACCAGGGCGCGCGCCATCTCCAGCGCATCCTCGAGGGTGCGCGCGCCATCATCCACGGCGGGAAGCAGGTGGCAGTGCAGATCGACGAAGCCGCTCACGCGTCCTCGCGCTGGCGGTCGGGGTGGCTGCCAGCGGGCAGCTCATCCTCCGTCTCGGCGGCCTGGCGGTCAGGCATCCGATACTCCTCTCCCAGCCACCGCCCCAGGTCCACCGCGCGGCAGCGGCGGGAGCAGAACGGGAAGGAGGAGTTCTCCGAGCGCGGAGGCGCCGGCTTCTTGCAGATGGGGCAGTGGGCGACACTCATGATGGGCTCCGCATTAGATAAGCCTTGACGTTCTCGCGGGCCAGGACGTTTCGTGCCCGCGCGTCCGAGAGAGAGGTCGCCGCCATGAAGGTCATCCGAATCACCAAGCCCGGCGGTCCCGAGGTCCTCGAGGAGGCCGACCGCCCCGAGCCCGTCGCCGGCCCTGGCGAGCTGAAGGTGCGCGTGCGTGCCTCCGCCCTCAATCGCGCGGACCTCCTGCAGATTCGCGGGCACTACCCCGCCCCGCTCGACGCGCCCCCGGACATCCCCGGCCTCGAGTACGCGGGCGAGGTGGTCGCCGTCGGCCCCCGGACACACCGGTTCAAGGTCGGCGACCGGGTGATGGGGCTCGTCGGCGGAGGGGCCTGGTCGGACGTGCTCGTCACACACGAGCGCGAGGCGCTGCCCATCCCCGAGGGCATGGACTTCACCGACGCGGCGGCGCTCCCGGAGGTGTACCTCACCGCGTACGACGCGCTGGTGCTCCAGGGTGGCCTGAAGCCCGGCGAGACGGTGCTGGTGCACGCGGTGGCCAGCGGCGTGGGCTCGGCGGCGGCGCTCCTGTGCCAGGCCTCCGGGGCGCGCGTGGTGGGCACGGGGCGCAATGCGGCCAAGCTCGCGCGCGCCTCCGAATGGGGCGTGGAGCACACGGTGCTGTGTGAGTCCGCCCCTCCCCGGTTCGCGGACGCGGTGCGCGCGGTGACTGGCGGCCGGGGCGCGGACCTGTGCCTGGACCTGGTGGGAGGTGACTATGTGCCGGAGTCGATGCTGGCGATGACCTCTCGTGGACGGATGGTGTTGGTGGGCCTGGTCGCCGGAGCTCGCGCCGAGGTGAACCTGGGACTGCTGCTGACGCGGCGCCTGAGCGTGACGGGCACCGTGCTGCGCAGCCGCCCCCTCGAGGAGAAGATGGCCCTCACCCAGAGCGCCGAGCGCCACCTGCTCCCCCTGTTCCGCTCCGGCGCGCTGCGCCCCGTCGTCGACGCCGTCCTCCCCAAGGCCGAGCTGCGTCAGGGATTGGAGCGGATGGCTCGCAATGACCTGGTGGGAAAGCTGGTCGTGCGCTGGGGGTAGAAGGACCGCTTGCGGGATGCAAGCGTTCTGTGTCCAACACAGACATGCCCTTGCGATCACATAGGCAAGCAGCCTGTTCCGCTCAAGATTGGCAACGAAAGCTCTCTCTGGATAACCAGACCTCCCCTCAAGAGCCTTCATCGCTGGCGCCAGTCTCCGCGAACAGAGACGCAGTTGCGGCCACGTCCCTGTCGGCCAGCTCCATTCAGACTCGCTGAAACACGGCCCTTCCCCATCGCGGAGGCTCTGGGCTGCTCGTGTTTTTCCGAGGCGCACGCCTCGACGAGAACGGTCATGAAGCCAGAGCCCTCGTTGTCCGCCCGCAGTCCGATGTCCGTCAGCGCGCCGCCCGCGGGTGGCCTGGGAGCCACCCTGGGTCCCGGAGGACGCATCCAGCATTACGAGCTCATCCGCCCGCTCGGCAGCGGCGGCATGGGCACCGTCTTCCTCGCACGCGACACGCGCCTGGGACGCCGCGTCGCCATCAAGCTGCTGCTCACCGAGGACGCGCAGTTCGCCCAGCGCTTCCTGCTCGAGGCCCGCACCACCGCGCGCTGCAGCCACGAGAACATCGTCATCATCCACGAGGTGGGCGAGGTCCAGGGCAGCCCCTACATGGTGCTGGAGTACCTGCAGGGCCAGCCGCTCAACAAGCTGCTCAAGGCCAGCCCCCGGCTTCCTCCGCCGCGCGCCGTGGAGCTGATGAGCCCCGTCCTCCGCGCCCTCTCCTGCGCGCACGCGCACAAGATCGTCCACCGGGACCTCAAGCCCGAGAACATCATCGTGACGGACTCGGGCACCATCAAGGTGCTGGACTTCGGCATCGCCAAGGTCATCCAGAGCGACGAGCAGCGCGGCGAGTCGTCCCCGCGCTCGCTGCTGGAGGGGCTGCGCCTCCTGCCGTCCATGGCACAGACCGGAGACGCGACCCACCTCACGCGCCAGGGCGCGCTGATGGGCACGCTCGCGTACATGTCCCCGGAGCAGTGGGGCAACGGCATCCCCGTGGACCACCGCACGGACATCTGGGCGGTGGGCATCATCCTGTTCCGGATGCTCACGGGCCGCCACCCGCTGGAGCCCCTGCGGGGTCCCCAGCTGATGGTCACCGCGGCGCTCGACGAGCCCATGCCCTTGATTCGCTCCGTGGTGCCGGATGTCCCCGTGGAGCTCGCGTCCGCCGTCGACCGGTGTCTGCTCAAGCACAAGGACCAGCGCTTCCCCGATGCCGTCGCGGTGCTGCGCGCGCTGGAGCCCTTCCTGCCGGGCCGCTACATGCCCGACGCGGGGCTGGATGAGAGCCCCTACGCGGGGCTCGGCTCGTTCCAGGAGTCCGACTCGGCCCGGTTCTTCGGGCGCGCGCGTGAGACGGCGGCGCTGGTCAACCGGCTTCAGGATCAACCGCTGGTCGCGGTCGTCGGCCCTTCCGGCGCGGGCAAGTCCTCGTTCGTTCGCGCGGGGGTAGTGCCCGTGCTCAAGCGCTCCGGGGTGCCCTGGGAGTCGCTCATCATCCGCCCGGGGCGAGACCCGCTGGGCGCGCTGGCCACCATGGTGGCGCCGCTCGTCACCTCGTCTCCGACGCTCGAGGAGGACTTGCGCAAGCAGCAGCAGATCGCCGAGCACCTGCGCAAGCAGCCTGGATATGTCGGCGCCGTCCTGCGGGCGCGTGCTCGCCGTGAGCGCCGGCGCATCGTGCTGTTCATCGACCAGTTCGAGGAGCTCTACACGCTGGTGCCGGATGTCCGCGAGCGGCGGGCCTTCACCGCGTGCCTCTCCGGCATCGCGGACGACGCCACGTCCCCGATTCGCGTCGTGCTCTCGGTGCGCTCCGACTTCCTGGACCGCGTGCAGGAAGATGAGCGATTCATGTCGGAGCTCGCGCCGGGGCTCTTCTTCCTGACGACGCCGCAGAAGGAAGGACTCCGCGACGCGCTGGTGCAGCCGGCGGAGATGGCGGGCTATCGCTTCGAGTCCCCCGCCATGGTCGACCAGATGATCCAACATCTGGAGACGACCCCGGGGGCGCTGCCCCTGCTCCAGTTCGCGGCCATGCGGCTGTGGGAGGCTCGGGACCCGTCGCGGCGGATGCTGACGGAGAGCGCCTACCAGCAGCTGGGGGGTATCGCCGGGGCGCTCGCGACGCACGCGGACAGTGTGCTGGCGGGGATGTCTCCGCAGGAGCGGGCGCTGGCGCGGGCCGCGTTCCTCCGGCTCGTCACCCCAGAGCGCACGCGCGCCATCGTGTCCCTGGAGGAGTTGCGGGAGCTGACCCGGGATGGGGACGAGCTCCAGCGCATCATCGACAGCCTCGTCCAGGCGCGCCTGCTGGTCATCCAGACGGGACAGGGCACCACCGGCTCCTCCGTGGAGCTGGTTCACGAGTCCCTCATCTCGGGCTGGCCCACGCTCAAGCGCTGGCTCGATGAGGGGCAGGAGGATGCGGCCTTCCTGGAGCAGCTGCGGAGTGCGGCTCGCCAGTGGCAGGCCAAGTCGCGTGACAGCGGCCTGCTGTGGCGCGGGGAGATGGCGGACGAGGCTCGCCGGTTCCAGCGACGGTTCCGGGGCGAGCTTCCCGCGACGCAGAAGGCGTTCCTCGACGCGGTGTCCGCCCAGGCGACGCGGCTGGCTCGGCTCAAGAAGACGTTCATCCTGGGCGCGGTGGTGCTGCTGACGCTGCTCTTCACGGCGGCGGCCGTGGCGCTGGTGTTCATCCGGGAGGCGAAGCAAGAGGCCGAGCACCAGGCCGTCATCGCACTGCGTGCCGAGGCCACCGCGCGCAACGCGGAGTTCCTGGCGCGTCGTTCGGCGGCGGAGGCCGAGGAGCGGCTCGCCGAGGTGCGGGCGAAAGAGGTGGACCGGCAGGAGGCGCAGCTGCGCGCGGAGGAAGCGAGCGCCGCGGTCGAGGCCGCCAACTCGACGCTGATGCTCAGGAACAACGAGCTCATCGACGCGCTGAAGCGGGCCCGGTGGGCGCGGTTCCACGCCAACCAGGCCACGGTGCGCGCCGAGCAGAGTGCGCAGGTGGCTCGGCAGGCGCGGGCGCAGGCGGAGAAGCTCCTCCAGCGCGAGCAGGAGCGCGCACTGCGCCTCCAGTCCGCATTGGGCAGCCCCTTCATCGAGAACCTGAAGTGAGGCGCGCATGAGCACCATTCAGAGACATGTTTCGCGGGTGCCTGTGCTGGCCGCGGTGGTGATGTCGCTGTGGGCCTGCGTGGCTTCGGCGCAGCGCGTGGATGCGCCGCTGGAGGTGGGGGGCAAGCGCCCCTGGGCCGTGGGCGTGTCCCGAGCGCGGCAACAGCAGGCCCAGGTCTACTTCTACGAGGGCAATGAGCGGCTGCGGGAGTCGGTCTTCGTGGATGCCGCCCGGAGCTACAAGCGCGCGCTCGAGCAGTGGAACCACCCGGCGATCCACTACAACCTGGCGCTGACCCTGATGAACCTCGACCAACCCATCGAGGTCTACAATCACTTGCAGCAGGCGATGCGCCACGGAGCCGAGCCGCTCGACAGCGGCCGGTATGAACATGCCCGCGCGTACAAGGCGCTCCTCGAGAAGCAGCTCGCCTGGGTGGATGTCCGGTGTGATGAACAGGGGGCTATCGTGACGTTGAACGGTCAGCCCCTGTTCACGGCGCCCGGCAGGTATCAAGGGCTCATCCGGCCTGGGTTGCACAGCATCATCGCGTTCAAGGACGGTTTCTTGCCCACGGAGAAGCGGCAGCCGCTGATGCCGGGCGAGAAGACCGAGCTCAAGCTGGAGCTGTACACGGAAGAGGAGGTCATCCGATACAACCGGCGGTGGCCCGCCTGGATGCCGTGGACGATGCTGGGCGCCGGACTGGCGGCGGCGGGCGGCGGCGGTGTCTTGCATTGGAAGTCTCGCGAGTCATTCCAGGACTTCGACTCGCGCATCGAGCCGACGGGCACCCGGATGACCGACGAACTGTCCTCGCTGCGCAGGCAGGGCTCGAGTTTCCGGACGGGAGCCATCATCGGCTACTCAGCGGGCGGCGCCGCGGTGGTGACCGGGGCCGTCCTCCTCTACCTCAACCGCGAGCGAGCCTATCGCATCAACGTCGAAGACAACGCTCCGGGCGTCGTCATCGCTCCCGCCGTCGGTGCTTCGTCCCACGGAGTCGTGGGCACGGTTCGCTTCTAGGAGACGCGACATGAATCGAATCCCACGGAATCTGGGCCTCGTCTCCTTCGTCTTCCTCGTCCTCCCGTTCCTGAGCGCATGCACGGGGGCCGAGAGCGTCACCTGCGAGTCCGGACTGGTGTGCCCCGGGAGCCGGAAATGCGCGATCAGCGGAGACATGTGCGTCTCCAAGACGTGTGGCAATACCCTCGTGGAAGCCGCCGAGGAGTGTGACGACGGAAACAACACCGACGGCGACGGGTGCACGTCCGAGTGCTTCCGGGAGTCATGCGGTGACGGCACGACGCAGCGCCGGATCGGTGAGCTCTGCGACGATGGAAACCAGGTGGGCGGCGATGGGTGCAGCGCGAACTGCCGCTCGGTGGAGATCTGCGGCAATGGCGTCACGGACGCCAACACCGCCGAGGAATGCGACGACGGGAACACCGTGAGCGGCGATGGGTGCAGCGTGAACTGCCTCACCGAAGGCTGCGGCAACGGCGTCGTGGACCGCGCCTCACAGGAGCGGTGCGACGATGGAAACCGCGAGGGTGGAGATGGCTGTAGCGC
This window contains:
- a CDS encoding DNA gyrase inhibitor YacG, yielding MSVAHCPICKKPAPPRSENSSFPFCSRRCRAVDLGRWLGEEYRMPDRQAAETEDELPAGSHPDRQREDA
- a CDS encoding serine/threonine-protein kinase, producing MKPEPSLSARSPMSVSAPPAGGLGATLGPGGRIQHYELIRPLGSGGMGTVFLARDTRLGRRVAIKLLLTEDAQFAQRFLLEARTTARCSHENIVIIHEVGEVQGSPYMVLEYLQGQPLNKLLKASPRLPPPRAVELMSPVLRALSCAHAHKIVHRDLKPENIIVTDSGTIKVLDFGIAKVIQSDEQRGESSPRSLLEGLRLLPSMAQTGDATHLTRQGALMGTLAYMSPEQWGNGIPVDHRTDIWAVGIILFRMLTGRHPLEPLRGPQLMVTAALDEPMPLIRSVVPDVPVELASAVDRCLLKHKDQRFPDAVAVLRALEPFLPGRYMPDAGLDESPYAGLGSFQESDSARFFGRARETAALVNRLQDQPLVAVVGPSGAGKSSFVRAGVVPVLKRSGVPWESLIIRPGRDPLGALATMVAPLVTSSPTLEEDLRKQQQIAEHLRKQPGYVGAVLRARARRERRRIVLFIDQFEELYTLVPDVRERRAFTACLSGIADDATSPIRVVLSVRSDFLDRVQEDERFMSELAPGLFFLTTPQKEGLRDALVQPAEMAGYRFESPAMVDQMIQHLETTPGALPLLQFAAMRLWEARDPSRRMLTESAYQQLGGIAGALATHADSVLAGMSPQERALARAAFLRLVTPERTRAIVSLEELRELTRDGDELQRIIDSLVQARLLVIQTGQGTTGSSVELVHESLISGWPTLKRWLDEGQEDAAFLEQLRSAARQWQAKSRDSGLLWRGEMADEARRFQRRFRGELPATQKAFLDAVSAQATRLARLKKTFILGAVVLLTLLFTAAAVALVFIREAKQEAEHQAVIALRAEATARNAEFLARRSAAEAEERLAEVRAKEVDRQEAQLRAEEASAAVEAANSTLMLRNNELIDALKRARWARFHANQATVRAEQSAQVARQARAQAEKLLQREQERALRLQSALGSPFIENLK
- a CDS encoding NAD(P)H-quinone oxidoreductase, translated to MKVIRITKPGGPEVLEEADRPEPVAGPGELKVRVRASALNRADLLQIRGHYPAPLDAPPDIPGLEYAGEVVAVGPRTHRFKVGDRVMGLVGGGAWSDVLVTHEREALPIPEGMDFTDAAALPEVYLTAYDALVLQGGLKPGETVLVHAVASGVGSAAALLCQASGARVVGTGRNAAKLARASEWGVEHTVLCESAPPRFADAVRAVTGGRGADLCLDLVGGDYVPESMLAMTSRGRMVLVGLVAGARAEVNLGLLLTRRLSVTGTVLRSRPLEEKMALTQSAERHLLPLFRSGALRPVVDAVLPKAELRQGLERMARNDLVGKLVVRWG